One Gordonia pseudamarae genomic window, CCCGCCGAGGGCGATCTGATCCGCACCATCGGAGACTTCGACGAGGTGGTCGCGACGGCGGCCGAGCTGCGCGAACCGCACCGTGTGTGCCGGTACCTGGAAGCGCTGGCCGGGGCCTACCACCGCTTCTACGCCCGCTGCCGCGTCCTGCCGCAGGGCGACGAGGAGGCCGCCGACATCCATCGCGCGCGGCTGACGCTGTGCGAGGCGACCCGGCAGGTGCTGGCCAACGGCCTGGACCTGGTCGGCGTGAGCGCACCGGAGCGGATGTGAGCGCGCATCCGGCCGGCCCGCGGCATGCGGACATCCCGGCGGCACCGCACCTGGCCCAGCGACCGCACGACCCCGCGGAACTCGCCGAGATTCCGGCCAACGTGTGGCCGCGCAACGCGATCCGCGCCGACTCCGGCGAGCTGACACTCGCGGGTGTGCCGGTGGGTGAACTGGCGCGCGAGTACGGTACGCCGCTGTTCGTGGTGGACGAGAAGGACTTTCGTTCGCGCTGCGCGGACATGATCGGTGCGTTCGGTCAGTACGGTCGGGTTCACTACGCGTCCAAGGCATTTCTGAGCACCGAGATCGCCCGCTGGGTGAATGAGGAGGGGCTGAGCCTGGACGTCTGCTCCGGCGGAGAATTGGCCATCGCCCTGCACGCGGGCTTCCCCGCCGAACGAATCGCCTTGCACGGCAACAATAAAAGCACCGCCGAACTCGGCGCCGCGCTCGATGCCGGCGTCGGGCACATCGTGCTCGACTCGTTGGCCGAGATCGACCGGCTCGACACGCTCGCCGGTGACCGCGGCATCGTCGCCGACGTGCTGGTGCGGGTCACCGTGGGCGTGGAGGCGCATACCCACGAGTTCATCGCGACCGCGCACGAGGACCAGAAGTTCGGGTTCGCCCTGTCCGGCGGTGTCGCGATGGATGCGGTGCGCCGCGTGTTCGCCACCGACAACCTGCGCCTGGTCGGTCTGCACAGCCATATCGGTTCGCAGATCTTCGACATGGACGGCTTCGAACTGGCCGCACATCGGGTGCTCGGGCTGCTCAAGGAGATCGTCTCCGAGTTCGGAGTCGACAAGACAGCGCAGCTGGAGATCATCGATCTCGGTGGGGGACTGGGGATCTCGTATCTCCAGGATGACGACCCGCTGCCGGTGAAGGATGTCGCGGACACGCTGGCGGCGATCGTCCGGCGCGAATCGGCCGCCGTCGGTCTGCCGATGCCCACCCTCGCCGTCGAACCGGGGCGTGCGATCGCCGGTCCCGGCACGGTCACCGTGTACGAGGTGGGCACCATCAAGGATGTCGAACTCGAACGCCGCGCCGTCCGTCGCTACGTCTCCGTCGACGGCGGGATGAGCGACAATATCCGCACCGTTCTGTATCAGGCCGAGTACGACGTACGATTGGTCTCGCGTGTGTCGACGGCACCCGCGGTGGTCAGCCGGGTGGTGGGCAAACACTGCGAGAGCGGTGACATCATCATCAAGGACTGCTGGTTGCCCGGCGATCTGCGGCCCGGCGATCTGCTGGCCGTGGCGGCGACGGGTGCGTACTGCTATTCGATGTCGAGCCGGTACAACATGGTGATGCGCCCGCCGGTGGTGGCCGTCGCCGACGGCGCGTCGAGACTGCTGATCCGTCGGGAGACGATCGAAGACTTCTTGCGACTGGAGGTGTCCAAGTGACCGAAGCCGTTCAGGACAGGCCGGCCATCGGCGTCGCCGTGCTCGGTATGGGCAATGTCGGCGCCGAGGTGGTGCGCATACTCGAGGAGAACGCCGACGACCTGCGTGCCCGGGTCGGTGCTCCGCTGGAGATCCGCGGTGTGGCGGTGCGCGACCTGAGCAAGCCCCGCAAGATCGACTCGGCTCTGCTCACCACCGATGCCGCGGCCCTGGTCGCCCGCGATGACGTCGACATCGTCGTCGAGCTCGTGGGCGGCATCGATCCGGCCCGCGAACTGATCCGTACGGCGTTGACCGGCGGAAAGTCGGTCGTCTCGGCCAACAAGGCGCTGCTGGCCGACTACACCGGCGAACTGGCCGGTGCGGCGGCCGAGTCGAAGGTGGACCTGTACTTCGAGGCGGCGGTGGCCGGTGCGATCCCGGTGATCCGGCCGCTGATGCAGTCGCTGGCCGGTGACAAGGTGCAGCGGGTGGCCGGGATCGTCAACGGCACCACCAACTTCATTCTCTCGGCGATGGATTCCACGGGCGCCGGCTACGACGAGACCCTCGCCGAGGCCGGGCGCCTGGGGTACGCCGAGGCCGACCCCACCGCCGATGTCGAGGGCTACGATGCCGCGTCAAAGGCGGCGATCCTGGCCTCGATCGCCTTCCACACGCGCGTCACCGCGGCCGATGTGCACCGCGAGGGCATCACCGCGGTCAGCGCCGCCGATCTGGCGGCGGCCAAGAAGTTCGACTGCACCGTGAAGCTGCTCGCCATCTGCGAACGGGTCATCGGCGACGACGGCGAACAGGTGTCGGCTCGGGTGTACCCGGCGCTGGTCCCGCTCTCGCATCCGCTGGCAACCGTGAACGGCGCGTTCAACGCCGTCGTCGTGGAGGCCGAGAACGCCGGTCGCCTGATGTTCTACGGCCAGGGCGCCGGTGGTTCGCCCACCGCGTCGGCGGTGATGGGTGATCTGGTGATG contains:
- a CDS encoding homoserine dehydrogenase, translating into MTEAVQDRPAIGVAVLGMGNVGAEVVRILEENADDLRARVGAPLEIRGVAVRDLSKPRKIDSALLTTDAAALVARDDVDIVVELVGGIDPARELIRTALTGGKSVVSANKALLADYTGELAGAAAESKVDLYFEAAVAGAIPVIRPLMQSLAGDKVQRVAGIVNGTTNFILSAMDSTGAGYDETLAEAGRLGYAEADPTADVEGYDAASKAAILASIAFHTRVTAADVHREGITAVSAADLAAAKKFDCTVKLLAICERVIGDDGEQVSARVYPALVPLSHPLATVNGAFNAVVVEAENAGRLMFYGQGAGGSPTASAVMGDLVMAARNKVHGGRGPLESTYAALPVASIDDVPTRYYVSMRVADRPGVLAQVAGEFSKRSVSIAAVRQEGAGDDARLIVVTHRAPDRAQSETVAALEDMDAVIKVSSVLRMEGTDD
- the lysA gene encoding diaminopimelate decarboxylase gives rise to the protein MSAHPAGPRHADIPAAPHLAQRPHDPAELAEIPANVWPRNAIRADSGELTLAGVPVGELAREYGTPLFVVDEKDFRSRCADMIGAFGQYGRVHYASKAFLSTEIARWVNEEGLSLDVCSGGELAIALHAGFPAERIALHGNNKSTAELGAALDAGVGHIVLDSLAEIDRLDTLAGDRGIVADVLVRVTVGVEAHTHEFIATAHEDQKFGFALSGGVAMDAVRRVFATDNLRLVGLHSHIGSQIFDMDGFELAAHRVLGLLKEIVSEFGVDKTAQLEIIDLGGGLGISYLQDDDPLPVKDVADTLAAIVRRESAAVGLPMPTLAVEPGRAIAGPGTVTVYEVGTIKDVELERRAVRRYVSVDGGMSDNIRTVLYQAEYDVRLVSRVSTAPAVVSRVVGKHCESGDIIIKDCWLPGDLRPGDLLAVAATGAYCYSMSSRYNMVMRPPVVAVADGASRLLIRRETIEDFLRLEVSK